From the genome of Acidobacteriota bacterium, one region includes:
- a CDS encoding XRE family transcriptional regulator, translated as MLSIALNRSCKPPPGGGLGARTLQQRRSPGRLPVCYIADLGYARPEEAAAKAELAHKITKIIERRKLTQAEAASLLEVDQPKVSALTWPPQVPRSTVASTAGCTPRQPTHVAREQRRRVDESPVHDGRSRCTSLRIATARVSAARMIEASRAVASDAS; from the coding sequence ATGTTGAGTATAGCCCTTAACCGGTCTTGCAAGCCGCCGCCGGGAGGCGGCCTTGGCGCCCGGACACTCCAACAACGGCGCTCGCCTGGGCGCTTGCCGGTATGCTACATCGCGGATCTCGGATACGCACGGCCAGAGGAGGCGGCGGCGAAGGCGGAATTGGCGCACAAGATCACGAAGATCATCGAGCGACGAAAACTCACGCAGGCTGAGGCCGCGAGCCTTCTGGAGGTCGACCAGCCGAAGGTCTCGGCTCTCACATGGCCGCCTCAGGTGCCCCGCTCCACAGTTGCAAGTACCGCTGGCTGCACGCCCCGGCAACCAACTCACGTTGCTCGCGAGCAACGCCGCCGCGTTGACGAGTCCCCCGTTCATGACGGTCGGTCCCGTTGCACGTCCCTGAGAATTGCCACGGCGCGCGTGAGCGCCGCCCGGATGATAGAGGCATCGCGCGCGGTCGCTTCCGATGCCTCCTGA